Proteins encoded in a region of the Pseudomonas shahriarae genome:
- a CDS encoding restriction endonuclease subunit S, which yields MSVDTLRETFHINRVAPDKIQDFLTAQTYRPGITEAKEKIKSLPWVFLQSVCKRPIRQGKSPSYAEDAGLLCIKPKNTNEMIVSLEELSYIKQASKDEVAGQRLQMGDIVITRSGSGTIGRASIFLSEKEVYTNDHLFIVRTDAVDSHYTCAFLNTYWGHRLLEAGVSGSTGQLNLSNEHIKGITLYTPAELAQKYIGDKIRQAERLRAWAKALEAKFELNLKKAVSEAFENKGAGKKYSRAPVADISYTLNPGAFDEERLRVQHYLLGLGGKRFSKLADISGPTSSSYKPDATYIGLDAISSATCQLKPSTVEKAEISGTCRLLGEGPVISKLRPYLNKISYIPKRFVGAVGSTELLCITPRDHYSGWYLYGVLKSELALKQLRPLATGATHPRIDQYDVYDLVVPVLDEQETLGQALEIAQSAYFLASELTVAAKLLVEALIEGQLTEAELLTAEKALQAGNDRLDRFILSRLNTNGIDGQGSTLFNDLDELYCLLVQAEGD from the coding sequence ATGTCTGTTGATACCTTGCGAGAAACCTTTCATATAAACCGGGTTGCTCCAGACAAGATCCAGGATTTTCTGACGGCACAAACATATCGCCCAGGAATCACGGAGGCTAAAGAAAAGATAAAATCACTACCCTGGGTATTCCTGCAAAGCGTTTGTAAACGACCAATCAGACAAGGTAAATCACCTTCCTACGCGGAAGATGCGGGACTACTTTGCATTAAGCCGAAGAACACCAATGAGATGATCGTTTCATTGGAGGAACTGAGTTACATCAAACAGGCGAGCAAAGACGAAGTCGCCGGACAACGGCTACAAATGGGCGATATTGTTATCACCCGATCTGGCTCAGGAACAATTGGCCGTGCCTCAATTTTCCTGTCCGAAAAAGAGGTTTACACCAACGACCATTTGTTCATTGTCCGAACGGATGCCGTCGATAGTCATTACACTTGCGCGTTCCTCAATACCTATTGGGGGCATCGCCTTCTCGAGGCAGGCGTTTCAGGATCGACGGGGCAGCTCAATCTATCGAATGAGCACATCAAAGGTATTACGTTATACACGCCAGCTGAGCTTGCACAAAAATACATCGGGGACAAAATCCGCCAAGCGGAGCGGCTTCGGGCTTGGGCGAAGGCGCTTGAGGCGAAGTTTGAATTAAACCTTAAGAAGGCGGTGTCAGAGGCTTTTGAGAATAAGGGGGCAGGCAAGAAGTACTCTAGAGCGCCGGTTGCCGATATTTCCTATACGCTCAATCCAGGAGCCTTCGACGAGGAACGCCTACGGGTTCAGCATTACCTTTTGGGTCTTGGCGGGAAGCGCTTTAGCAAACTGGCGGACATTTCTGGCCCAACATCAAGTAGTTATAAACCAGATGCGACCTACATCGGACTGGACGCAATATCATCTGCTACCTGTCAGCTCAAACCATCAACGGTGGAAAAGGCTGAAATATCGGGTACCTGCCGTTTATTGGGTGAGGGACCTGTAATTTCCAAATTACGTCCATATTTGAACAAGATTTCCTACATTCCTAAGCGCTTCGTAGGGGCTGTTGGCTCTACGGAGCTTTTATGTATTACGCCACGAGACCACTATTCGGGATGGTATCTCTACGGCGTATTAAAATCAGAGCTAGCCTTAAAGCAGCTTCGCCCATTGGCAACCGGGGCAACACATCCCCGTATTGATCAGTACGACGTGTATGACTTGGTTGTGCCCGTCTTAGACGAGCAAGAAACTCTTGGGCAAGCGCTCGAAATAGCCCAATCAGCCTATTTCTTAGCTAGTGAACTTACAGTTGCCGCCAAACTTCTCGTCGAAGCCCTGATCGAAGGCCAACTCACCGAAGCTGAATTGCTCACCGCCGAAAAGGCACTGCAAGCGGGCAACGACCGACTGGATCGCTTTATTCTGAGCCGATTGAATACTAATGGTATCGATGGCCAAGGGTCTACACTGTTTAACGATCTGGACGAGCTGTACTGCTTGCTCGTGCAAGCTGAGGGGGATTGA
- a CDS encoding restriction endonuclease, with protein MSVPTYDQFIEPILRFLATHPDGSTASEAHEAAAMTLGLSESQRQETIASGQATYKNRSGWAHDRLKRAGYSSSAKRGYWQLTDTGRAFAQANPTPLSPEQVEHLAVNFMSVKLKTAPDAASLDESSDTSEPIAKTDLATSSPQERLNQAILELRTSVAGDLLDNLLQASPTRFEHIVLDVLHSLGYGANRQALQQVGGSGDGGIDGVISLDALGLEKVYVQAKRWQNTVGRPDLQAFYGALAGQKAKRGVFITTSGFTAQAVDFARSVEGLALVDGKRLVNLMLDHEVGVSSQLYKVPRLDSDYFDESLG; from the coding sequence ATGTCAGTCCCGACCTACGACCAGTTCATAGAGCCCATCCTACGTTTTCTCGCCACACATCCTGACGGTTCCACCGCGAGCGAGGCTCACGAAGCCGCCGCCATGACGCTTGGCCTGAGCGAGTCGCAGCGGCAGGAGACCATCGCTAGTGGCCAGGCCACCTACAAGAATCGATCAGGCTGGGCGCATGATCGGCTAAAGCGTGCTGGCTACTCCAGCAGCGCCAAGCGTGGCTACTGGCAGTTGACCGACACCGGCCGCGCATTCGCCCAAGCCAACCCGACCCCGTTGAGCCCAGAGCAAGTCGAGCACCTAGCTGTGAACTTCATGAGCGTGAAGCTGAAGACAGCACCGGATGCCGCCTCGCTGGATGAAAGCAGCGACACGTCAGAGCCTATTGCCAAGACCGACCTCGCCACTAGCAGCCCGCAGGAGCGCCTAAACCAAGCCATCCTCGAGCTGCGCACCAGCGTCGCGGGCGACCTGCTGGACAACTTGCTGCAAGCCAGCCCGACGCGCTTCGAGCACATCGTACTCGACGTGCTGCACAGCCTGGGCTACGGCGCGAACCGGCAGGCGCTGCAACAAGTCGGCGGCAGTGGCGACGGCGGCATCGACGGCGTGATCTCGCTGGACGCACTGGGGCTGGAAAAGGTTTACGTGCAGGCCAAGCGCTGGCAGAACACCGTCGGGCGTCCCGACCTGCAAGCGTTTTATGGCGCCCTGGCCGGGCAGAAAGCCAAACGCGGTGTATTCATTACCACCTCTGGCTTCACCGCCCAGGCCGTTGACTTCGCGCGCTCGGTCGAGGGGCTGGCACTGGTCGACGGTAAACGCCTGGTAAACTTGATGCTCGACCACGAGGTGGGGGTCAGCTCGCAGCTTTACAAAGTGCCCAGGCTCGACAGTGACTACTTCGACGAATCGCTCGGCTGA
- a CDS encoding ATP-binding protein, which yields MKHKVLGKLVGNTGDAAQLTMVVQNSFSVRRGEFVRIMHQERADESVVPVLGRVTRISRTNILFNAGFGDGVTELELLPGASVTGENLYANVELVGYRDPVSRQIKIPRRPLDPGAAVETVDFQFLSDFYEFNEHTSLHLGNLVGYERGDNTVPVFLDVNKLVTEHMAVLAMTGSGKSYTVGRIIERLVALNNGTVVVFDPHGEYGKALAKGQLNFSGGLAESEDGRDRAALPKIRDTLERLQEAGAGIHVYTPQNESFKHKYAGKNVQLALQFDHFEMDDVAEILPGLTEPQQRVLDVALRYWRTADKTEPRDINRLRHLLGDGIEELREWDDLSEAEGKALNGRSAAVTSMKLSRVLNEAQSFYSAAMSAPTDIYKMIGRPSNKQGRLVVIDLQGLSDTAKQVICALLSSEILRAASSKTDPLRPCFLVYEEGHNFAPAGGNAVSHRIIKKIAGEGRKFGVGFAIVSQRPSKLDADVTSQCNTLITMRLKNPDDQRFIAKASDMVSKADLDELPNLSTGEALVCGRSIPASLLVKVGGKALIHGGESPEVLRVWGSFGD from the coding sequence ATGAAACACAAGGTACTTGGAAAGCTGGTCGGTAACACCGGCGACGCGGCACAGCTGACTATGGTGGTTCAGAATTCCTTTTCCGTTCGTCGTGGAGAGTTTGTCCGCATCATGCATCAGGAGCGCGCGGATGAAAGCGTGGTGCCGGTGCTTGGACGAGTCACCAGGATTTCCCGGACCAATATACTGTTCAACGCTGGATTTGGTGATGGAGTAACTGAACTTGAGTTGCTCCCCGGGGCCAGTGTCACAGGCGAGAACCTATACGCAAATGTCGAACTGGTCGGCTATCGCGATCCGGTTTCTCGCCAGATAAAAATTCCACGCCGCCCGCTAGACCCAGGTGCTGCCGTTGAAACAGTGGATTTCCAATTTCTAAGCGACTTCTACGAGTTTAACGAACACACCAGTTTGCACCTGGGTAATCTGGTTGGCTATGAGCGCGGCGATAACACGGTGCCGGTCTTTTTAGACGTAAACAAACTGGTCACTGAGCATATGGCCGTACTCGCGATGACGGGATCGGGAAAGTCCTACACCGTTGGCCGCATCATTGAACGATTGGTAGCGTTGAACAACGGAACCGTAGTTGTTTTTGATCCGCATGGTGAGTATGGAAAGGCCTTGGCGAAGGGGCAATTGAATTTCTCGGGAGGTCTAGCGGAGAGCGAAGACGGACGCGATCGTGCGGCACTACCCAAAATTCGCGATACCTTGGAACGATTGCAGGAAGCCGGTGCAGGCATCCATGTTTACACGCCACAAAATGAATCGTTCAAACACAAGTACGCAGGCAAAAACGTCCAGCTTGCGCTGCAGTTCGATCACTTTGAAATGGATGATGTGGCAGAAATTCTGCCCGGGCTGACCGAACCCCAACAGAGGGTGCTTGATGTTGCGTTGCGCTATTGGCGGACAGCTGACAAGACCGAGCCGCGGGACATCAATCGCCTTCGACATCTTCTCGGAGATGGTATCGAAGAGTTGCGTGAGTGGGATGACCTTTCCGAGGCAGAAGGCAAAGCATTGAATGGACGCAGTGCCGCTGTGACATCGATGAAGCTGTCGCGGGTGCTCAACGAAGCGCAAAGCTTTTACTCTGCTGCCATGTCCGCTCCAACCGACATCTACAAAATGATCGGGCGTCCTTCGAATAAGCAAGGGCGACTCGTTGTGATCGATCTGCAAGGACTGAGTGATACGGCCAAACAGGTAATCTGCGCACTGCTTTCCAGTGAAATCTTGCGCGCAGCCTCCAGCAAAACAGATCCTCTACGCCCTTGTTTCCTGGTTTATGAGGAAGGACATAATTTCGCGCCAGCGGGTGGAAATGCCGTCAGCCATCGAATCATCAAGAAAATTGCCGGCGAAGGTCGCAAGTTCGGTGTTGGTTTCGCCATCGTTAGCCAGCGCCCATCGAAGCTCGATGCTGACGTGACGTCGCAGTGCAATACCTTGATCACCATGCGTCTGAAGAACCCGGATGACCAGCGATTTATTGCAAAAGCATCTGACATGGTAAGTAAGGCCGACCTGGATGAGTTGCCAAACTTATCAACGGGTGAGGCCTTGGTCTGTGGCCGATCTATTCCGGCATCTCTACTAGTTAAAGTTGGTGGCAAGGCACTGATACACGGTGGTGAGTCTCCTGAAGTGCTGCGCGTTTGGGGGAGTTTTGGTGACTGA
- a CDS encoding serine/threonine-protein kinase yields the protein MNIKSAHFLPGTNKRLGDRYLLLECLGDGSHGWVWRAERLSDSTIVAVKIPKDLTKDDRLLAEGKELLAIDPHPNIVRICDMGRIPPENEWFFIEMEYFPSQSLAQKLEQRSQNFGNTFERLFDIYEQVLDAVGFLATLTTPISHGDIKPHNILVGAGDLVKLTDFGSSALPEEIYVRTRENGGTVLYAAPEFSDSVSRKGTFDDLLRGDIYSLGVLLYQLLTGQLPHDTPSQVRRHAPFKRPSEINANIVPMVDALILRCMEKVPSARYHDIASLRSAFELARQQQLDAPQYSITPFGGQASVDWSTAVVESLETKDYLKAARVAEEEFARTHDSAALLQQLNALYRANRLFEFEEVFHREYKGDLHDDDQKLIRLLGIKAFLTLRKTNFAKGLIQDAARQDGESLELDFLRATLFGLEANFSEAREALERINRKCPSKPHVLIRLIQVCEQVRDYPAAVGYLKHALRISNNSVELVAKRQRYQGLGLW from the coding sequence GTGAATATAAAATCCGCACACTTTCTGCCGGGAACTAATAAGCGCTTAGGGGATAGGTATCTCTTGCTTGAATGCCTCGGTGACGGCAGTCATGGTTGGGTTTGGCGGGCGGAGAGGCTATCGGACAGTACCATCGTCGCAGTGAAGATTCCTAAAGATCTGACAAAGGATGATCGTCTGCTGGCTGAAGGGAAAGAGTTACTAGCAATAGATCCACATCCCAATATTGTTCGGATTTGCGATATGGGGAGGATTCCACCGGAGAACGAATGGTTCTTCATCGAAATGGAATACTTCCCGAGCCAAAGTCTTGCCCAAAAGCTTGAGCAGAGAAGTCAGAATTTTGGAAACACGTTTGAGCGCCTGTTCGACATCTACGAGCAGGTGCTCGACGCTGTTGGTTTTTTGGCGACCTTGACGACACCTATCTCACACGGCGATATCAAGCCGCACAATATTCTCGTGGGTGCGGGAGATTTGGTGAAGTTGACTGATTTCGGGAGCTCCGCGCTGCCCGAAGAAATTTATGTTCGAACTAGAGAGAACGGTGGCACTGTTCTGTACGCTGCGCCAGAGTTTTCCGACAGTGTTTCACGTAAGGGGACTTTTGATGACTTGCTAAGAGGCGACATCTACAGTCTCGGCGTTCTCTTGTACCAACTGCTAACGGGACAGCTCCCTCACGACACGCCATCTCAAGTGCGTCGTCATGCGCCATTTAAGCGCCCCAGCGAAATCAACGCCAACATCGTACCCATGGTTGACGCCTTAATCCTTAGGTGCATGGAAAAGGTCCCCTCCGCTCGATATCACGATATTGCTTCGCTTCGCAGTGCTTTTGAGCTGGCGAGGCAGCAACAATTAGACGCGCCTCAGTATTCCATAACGCCATTTGGCGGGCAGGCTTCGGTTGATTGGTCGACGGCAGTTGTCGAGTCTCTGGAGACAAAAGACTACCTAAAGGCGGCAAGAGTTGCGGAAGAGGAGTTCGCCCGTACCCACGATTCCGCTGCGTTGCTGCAACAGCTTAATGCCCTCTATCGCGCAAACAGGCTTTTCGAGTTTGAAGAAGTATTCCATCGAGAGTACAAAGGCGACTTGCATGACGACGATCAAAAGCTGATCCGGTTGCTTGGCATTAAGGCATTCCTTACGCTTCGTAAAACAAATTTTGCGAAAGGTCTCATTCAAGATGCCGCGAGACAGGATGGAGAATCGTTAGAGCTTGATTTTTTGCGTGCGACCTTGTTTGGCTTGGAGGCTAATTTTTCCGAGGCGCGCGAAGCGCTTGAGAGAATCAATAGAAAGTGCCCAAGTAAGCCTCACGTTTTAATCCGCTTGATCCAGGTTTGTGAGCAAGTGCGTGACTACCCCGCCGCGGTAGGGTATTTAAAGCACGCATTGCGCATATCAAATAACTCTGTCGAGTTGGTGGCGAAACGGCAGCGTTACCAGGGGCTAGGACTATGGTGA
- a CDS encoding FAD-binding and (Fe-S)-binding domain-containing protein — translation MSLPIAFLDAVARLIPKDRRFDDPLSTLAFGTDASFYRLIPQLVVRVESEDEVVELLQLAQRDRVPVTFRAAGTSLSGQAISDSVLIVLGDNWNGREIRGQGTQIRLQPGVIGAQANAWLAPFGRKIGPDPASINACKIGGIVANNASGMCCGTAQNTYHTLAGIRLVLADGSRLDTEDATSVAAFRQQHSQLLERLATLGRETRANPELAAKIRHKYRLKNTTGLSLNALVDFDEPLDILSHLLVGSEGTLGFISAVTYDTVIDHPSKASALIVFPDVETCCNAVTVLKTQPVSAVELLDRRSMRSVQDKPGMPAFVQQLSESACALLIESRAASSTLLHEQLALIMASLADFPVEKQVDFTEDPLENARLWAIRKDTFPAVGAVRKTGTTVIIEDVTFPVEQLAIGVNRLIELFDKHHYDEAILFGHALEGNLHFVFTQGFNSAEEVTRYQAFMDDVAQLVAVEFGGSLKAEHGTGRNMAPFVELEWGSDAYQLMWQLKRLLDPNGILNPDVVLSEDPQIHLKNLKPLPAADEIVDKCIECGFCEPVCPSKGLTLSPRQRIVIWRDIQARKRAGIDTTELEAAYHYQGIDTCAATGLCAQRCPVGINTGDLVKKLRSREAGSTKTAEWLASHFSTALQGARFTLHVANGARMLLGAPRLAKLSASMTKLSKGQIPQWTSAMPQPEKAIRFSPAVNDERPRVVYLAACVSRAMGPAAGDKEQMSLYDKTRGLLEKAGYQVVIPDNPDSLCCGQPFASKGYAEQAEHKRQELIGALLHASRGGLDPIYCDTSPCTLRLVQDLGQTRLDLYDPVRFIRTHLMDRLDFTPQDAPIAVHVTCSTQHLGESQALIDLARRCSNNVVVPEGIHCCGFAGDKGFTTPELNAHSLRSLKDAVQYCSEGISTSRTCEIGLTQHGGIDYHGLVYLVDRVTQARAIKTNPCELA, via the coding sequence ATGAGTCTGCCCATCGCGTTCCTGGATGCCGTCGCACGACTGATCCCGAAAGATCGACGCTTCGACGATCCTCTTTCCACCCTGGCTTTCGGCACCGACGCCAGTTTTTACCGACTGATCCCACAACTGGTGGTGCGCGTCGAATCGGAAGATGAAGTGGTCGAGTTGCTGCAACTGGCGCAACGTGACCGCGTGCCAGTGACCTTTCGCGCAGCCGGCACCAGCCTCTCCGGCCAGGCCATCAGCGATTCGGTGCTGATCGTGCTCGGCGATAACTGGAACGGGCGTGAGATTCGTGGCCAAGGTACGCAAATCCGCCTGCAGCCCGGCGTCATTGGGGCCCAGGCCAATGCCTGGCTTGCGCCGTTCGGGCGCAAGATCGGTCCGGATCCGGCGTCAATCAACGCCTGCAAGATCGGTGGGATTGTCGCCAACAATGCCAGCGGCATGTGCTGCGGCACCGCCCAGAACACCTACCACACCCTGGCCGGGATTCGCCTGGTGCTGGCCGACGGCAGCCGCCTCGATACCGAGGACGCCACCAGCGTCGCAGCGTTCCGCCAACAACACAGCCAGTTGCTTGAGCGCCTGGCCACCCTGGGCCGCGAGACCCGGGCCAATCCTGAATTGGCGGCAAAAATTCGCCATAAATACCGTCTGAAAAACACCACCGGGCTGTCACTCAATGCCCTGGTGGATTTCGACGAGCCACTGGATATCCTCAGCCATCTGCTGGTGGGTTCCGAAGGCACCCTGGGCTTTATCAGCGCAGTGACCTACGACACCGTCATTGATCACCCGAGCAAAGCTTCGGCGCTGATCGTATTCCCGGATGTAGAAACCTGCTGCAACGCCGTAACCGTGCTGAAAACCCAGCCGGTGTCAGCGGTTGAGCTGCTGGACCGACGCAGCATGCGCTCGGTGCAGGACAAACCCGGCATGCCCGCTTTCGTACAACAACTATCGGAAAGTGCCTGCGCGCTATTGATCGAATCCCGCGCCGCCTCGTCCACATTGCTGCATGAGCAACTGGCGCTGATCATGGCCTCGCTGGCCGACTTCCCGGTCGAGAAGCAAGTCGACTTCACCGAAGACCCGTTGGAAAACGCACGCCTGTGGGCGATCCGCAAGGACACCTTCCCCGCCGTCGGCGCCGTACGCAAGACCGGCACCACGGTAATCATCGAAGACGTGACCTTCCCGGTGGAGCAACTGGCCATTGGTGTGAACCGTTTGATCGAGCTGTTCGACAAACATCACTACGACGAAGCCATCCTTTTCGGACACGCCCTGGAAGGCAATCTGCACTTTGTGTTCACCCAAGGCTTCAACAGCGCCGAAGAAGTCACACGCTATCAAGCGTTCATGGATGACGTGGCACAACTGGTGGCCGTGGAGTTCGGCGGCTCGCTGAAAGCCGAGCACGGCACCGGTCGTAACATGGCGCCCTTCGTCGAACTGGAATGGGGCAGCGATGCCTATCAGTTGATGTGGCAACTCAAGCGCCTGCTCGATCCCAACGGCATTCTCAACCCAGACGTGGTGCTCAGCGAAGATCCGCAAATCCACCTTAAAAACCTCAAGCCCCTGCCCGCCGCCGATGAGATTGTGGATAAGTGCATCGAGTGCGGTTTCTGCGAGCCGGTATGCCCCTCCAAGGGCCTGACCCTGAGCCCGCGCCAACGCATCGTGATCTGGCGTGATATCCAGGCGCGCAAACGCGCCGGCATCGACACCACCGAGCTGGAAGCGGCGTATCACTATCAAGGCATCGACACCTGTGCCGCCACCGGGCTGTGTGCCCAGCGCTGCCCGGTAGGCATCAATACCGGCGACCTGGTGAAAAAACTGCGCAGCCGTGAAGCAGGCAGTACGAAAACCGCCGAGTGGCTGGCCAGCCACTTCTCTACCGCACTGCAAGGCGCACGCTTCACCCTGCATGTGGCCAACGGCGCCCGCATGCTACTGGGCGCGCCACGCCTGGCGAAACTCTCGGCCTCCATGACCAAGCTGTCCAAGGGGCAAATCCCGCAGTGGACCAGCGCCATGCCACAGCCGGAAAAAGCCATCCGCTTCAGCCCCGCCGTCAACGATGAACGCCCACGGGTGGTCTACCTCGCGGCCTGTGTATCGCGGGCAATGGGCCCGGCGGCCGGGGACAAAGAGCAAATGTCGCTGTACGACAAAACCCGTGGCCTGCTGGAAAAAGCCGGTTACCAGGTGGTCATCCCGGACAACCCGGACAGCCTCTGCTGCGGCCAGCCCTTCGCCTCCAAAGGCTACGCCGAACAGGCCGAACACAAACGCCAGGAACTGATCGGCGCCCTGCTCCACGCCAGCCGTGGCGGTCTCGACCCGATCTACTGCGACACCAGCCCCTGCACCCTGCGCCTGGTCCAGGACCTGGGGCAAACGCGCCTGGACCTCTACGACCCGGTCCGGTTTATCCGCACCCACCTGATGGACCGCCTGGACTTCACACCCCAGGATGCACCGATTGCCGTGCATGTGACCTGCAGCACCCAGCACCTGGGCGAAAGCCAGGCCCTGATCGACCTGGCGCGGCGTTGCAGCAACAACGTGGTAGTCCCCGAAGGCATCCACTGCTGCGGGTTTGCCGGCGACAAAGGCTTCACCACCCCGGAACTCAACGCCCACTCCCTGCGCTCCCTCAAGGACGCCGTGCAGTACTGCAGCGAAGGCATCTCCACCAGCCGCACCTGTGAGATCGGTCTGACCCAGCACGGTGGGATTGATTACCACGGCCTGGTCTACCTGGTTGACCGGGTAACCCAGGCCCGCGCAATAAAAACGAACCCCTGCGAACTGGCGTAG
- a CDS encoding integrase domain-containing protein, with product MPAPALRLSDRQLKGVKPASKDYVLTDGDGLQLRVRSNGSLLWNFNYREPVTKNRINMGLGTYPELSLANARKMAVEARELLAQGIDPKVQRDTLNEAKRAETEHTFENVATAWFELKKDSVTPAYAEDIWRSLTLHVFPDLKTTPLTKITAPMVIGLLRPIEAKGSLETVKRLSQRLNEIMTYGVNSGLIFANPLSGIRAVFKKPKKENMAALPPEELPELMLEIANASIKRTTRCLIEWQLHTMTRPAEAATTRWADIDFERRVWTIPPERMKKRRPHSIPLSDHAVALLVSLKTHSGHREYVFPADRNPRTHANSQTANMALKRMGFQDRLVSHGMRSMASTILNEHGWDPELIEVALAHVDKDEVRSAYNRADYIERRRPMMAWWSEYIQKAATGSLLASAYGQVRDKNVVPIR from the coding sequence ATGCCTGCTCCAGCCCTCCGCCTATCTGATCGACAGCTCAAGGGAGTCAAACCCGCGTCCAAGGATTACGTCCTCACCGACGGTGACGGTTTGCAACTCCGTGTACGCAGCAACGGCTCTCTGCTGTGGAATTTCAATTACCGTGAACCGGTGACCAAGAACCGCATCAACATGGGCTTGGGCACCTACCCAGAGCTCTCGCTGGCGAACGCCCGAAAGATGGCGGTCGAAGCACGCGAGCTGCTCGCCCAAGGCATCGATCCGAAGGTGCAGCGCGATACGCTGAATGAGGCCAAGCGCGCAGAAACGGAACACACCTTCGAGAACGTGGCCACCGCCTGGTTCGAGCTCAAGAAAGACTCAGTCACCCCGGCCTACGCCGAGGACATCTGGCGGTCGCTCACGCTGCACGTGTTCCCCGATTTGAAGACGACACCACTCACCAAAATCACCGCGCCGATGGTGATCGGACTGCTTCGCCCAATTGAAGCGAAAGGCAGCCTGGAGACGGTCAAGCGTCTTAGCCAGCGGCTAAACGAGATCATGACCTACGGGGTGAACTCCGGTCTGATCTTCGCCAACCCGCTCAGCGGTATACGAGCGGTATTCAAGAAGCCCAAGAAAGAGAACATGGCCGCGCTTCCACCCGAAGAGCTCCCCGAGCTCATGCTGGAAATCGCGAACGCCAGCATCAAACGTACCACCCGCTGCCTGATCGAATGGCAGTTGCACACGATGACTCGCCCCGCCGAGGCGGCGACTACTCGCTGGGCAGACATCGACTTTGAAAGGCGTGTCTGGACTATCCCACCGGAGCGGATGAAGAAGCGCCGTCCACACAGCATCCCGTTGAGTGATCACGCTGTCGCACTGCTGGTGTCACTGAAGACTCACAGCGGCCATCGCGAATACGTCTTCCCGGCAGACAGAAATCCACGCACCCACGCCAATAGCCAAACGGCCAACATGGCGTTGAAACGCATGGGCTTCCAGGATCGCTTGGTCAGCCACGGCATGCGCTCGATGGCGAGCACCATCTTGAATGAACATGGGTGGGACCCGGAGCTCATTGAGGTCGCACTCGCGCACGTCGACAAGGATGAGGTGAGGAGCGCCTACAACCGAGCCGACTACATCGAGCGTCGGCGTCCCATGATGGCCTGGTGGAGTGAGTACATCCAGAAAGCCGCCACTGGTAGCCTGCTTGCCTCAGCGTACGGCCAAGTCAGAGACAAGAACGTGGTGCCGATTCGCTAG